The following coding sequences lie in one Mercenaria mercenaria strain notata chromosome 5, MADL_Memer_1, whole genome shotgun sequence genomic window:
- the LOC123557397 gene encoding uncharacterized protein LOC123557397 — protein sequence MADETTRGSVGPYTCHKDALYVVIAIAVIVGVACVMLILWIMRLKRRQNGYAPVRGNEDEVQKYKDFYEEKNKEKRHALQEVETFKVLLDEEKREVRKQKAMYEEEKGEKEDLQSYVSVTSKG from the exons ATGGCAG ATGAAACAACAAGGGGTTCCGTAGGACCATACACATGTCACAAGGATGCTTTGTACGTCGTTATAGCTATAGCTGTAATAGTTGGAGTTGCATGTGTCATGCTTATATTGTGGATCATGAGGCTGAAAAG AAGACAAAACGGTTACGCTCCTGTGCGTGGAAATGAAGACGAAGTACAGAAGTATAAAGACTTTTACGAGGAAAAGAATAAAGAGAAAAGGCACGCTCTGCAGGAAGTAGAAACGTTTAAAGTTTTGCTTGACGAGGAGAAGAGGGAAGTACGAAAACAAAAAGCAATGTATGAAGAAGAGAAAGGTGAAAAAGAAGACCTACAGAGTTATGTATCTGTTACGTCTAAAG GTTGA